Proteins encoded within one genomic window of Kibdelosporangium phytohabitans:
- a CDS encoding TetR/AcrR family transcriptional regulator, whose translation MIVSSQPVSPAAPLSRRDQILAAAAELFARHGFHGVGIDDIGAAVGISGPALYRHFRSKDAMLGEMLTSISELLLDGGQAIAARHGTGTDAGPGDLLGELVGFQVDFALDNPALITVQERNLGNLTDPDRRRVRALQRRYVEVWVQAIRDVVRDVDEPSARAAAHAVFGLINSTPHSRHIDRGEMAALLRRMALAALLGQRE comes from the coding sequence ATGATCGTGTCGTCCCAACCGGTGTCTCCTGCCGCACCGCTGAGCCGCAGGGACCAGATCCTCGCCGCGGCGGCGGAACTGTTCGCACGACACGGCTTCCACGGTGTGGGCATCGACGACATCGGCGCGGCCGTTGGCATCTCCGGCCCGGCGCTCTACCGGCATTTCCGCAGCAAGGACGCGATGCTCGGGGAGATGCTGACGTCGATCAGCGAACTGCTGCTCGACGGCGGCCAGGCCATCGCGGCACGGCACGGCACGGGTACGGACGCGGGCCCCGGCGACCTGCTCGGCGAACTCGTCGGCTTCCAAGTGGACTTCGCGCTGGACAACCCCGCGCTGATCACCGTCCAGGAACGCAACCTCGGCAACCTGACCGATCCGGACCGCCGCCGGGTCCGGGCGTTGCAGCGCCGGTACGTGGAAGTGTGGGTGCAGGCCATCCGGGACGTAGTGCGCGACGTCGACGAGCCGTCCGCTCGCGCGGCGGCGCACGCGGTGTTCGGCCTGATCAACTCCACCCCGCACAGCAGGCACATCGACCGCGGCGAAATGGCCGCCTTGCTGCGGAGGATGGCGCTCGCGGCACTCTTGGGACAACGGGAGTAG
- a CDS encoding SAM-dependent methyltransferase codes for MAGERRWIPENLDPARPSPARIYDYALGGGHNLASDRAVFEQLEKIQPNTRQMAWSNRAFMRRAVVFMVDSGIRQFLDLGSGIPTVGNVHEIAGKADPACRVVYVDVEEMAIAHSRLLLDGVPNTAVVEADFARPGDVLDHPETRRLLDFGVPLGLLAVASAHHIPAEVDVYGAFDRYREVVVPGSALAISHMTADFERVQAKQMVETVQAIAHNPACLRTRSEITDLFGDFELAEPGLVPPSKWRPDISHTSGGGEEDGMWAGVGVKVRRP; via the coding sequence ATGGCCGGCGAACGCCGTTGGATTCCAGAGAACCTCGATCCCGCGCGCCCGTCGCCCGCGCGGATCTACGACTACGCGCTCGGCGGCGGGCACAACCTGGCCAGTGACCGCGCCGTGTTCGAGCAGCTGGAGAAGATCCAGCCGAACACGCGGCAGATGGCGTGGAGCAACCGGGCGTTCATGCGCAGGGCGGTCGTGTTCATGGTCGACTCGGGCATCCGGCAGTTCCTCGACCTCGGTTCGGGCATCCCGACGGTCGGGAACGTGCACGAGATCGCGGGCAAGGCCGATCCGGCGTGCCGCGTGGTCTACGTCGACGTCGAGGAGATGGCGATCGCGCACAGCAGGTTGCTGCTGGACGGCGTGCCGAACACCGCTGTCGTCGAAGCGGATTTCGCCCGCCCCGGCGACGTCCTCGACCACCCGGAGACCAGGCGGTTACTCGACTTCGGCGTGCCGCTCGGGCTGCTCGCGGTGGCGTCCGCGCACCACATCCCGGCCGAGGTGGACGTGTACGGCGCCTTCGACCGCTACCGCGAGGTGGTCGTGCCGGGCAGCGCGCTGGCGATCAGCCACATGACCGCCGACTTCGAGCGCGTGCAGGCCAAGCAGATGGTCGAGACCGTGCAGGCCATCGCGCACAACCCGGCGTGCCTGCGGACCCGCTCGGAGATCACCGACCTGTTCGGCGACTTCGAGCTCGCCGAGCCGGGCCTGGTACCCCCGTCGAAGTGGCGGCCGGACATCTCGCACACGAGTGGCGGCGGCGAGGAGGACGGCATGTGGGCGGGTGTCGGAGTCAAGGTTCGGCGGCCGTGA
- a CDS encoding sensor domain-containing diguanylate cyclase: MTAPMPLDPPRARRRAEVARAWARVVGRTAYVPMTADEMEQFLLDKVHTLANALNTELFDPSVAISVGSALVHNDFTGPESLQCTVEILAGALLIDSADHGDRRLAEKVVGLVSNLATGYSNAMRMRTLDQQEHIKQALLKSKREAERRERAANDRFEEVFHASAIGMALTDMAGNLVQTNAALAHILECPEPELADRNIRELFPAEDADDVVISYREVTEGMLPRIRERRRMVRHDGTIAWVYLVISLLRDVNGDPAYHVTMVENLSELQALQNQLGHQSVRDMLTGVANRQHFQSKLDAVLEGAGPHTSITLLHVGIDSFSVINNGLGHLAGDRMLQVVANELRGIVEDYNAVVGRVGGDEFAILLENSPDVPHYQTLIDQINERLAEPTFIGETGVAVCVSIGVAQHVGRAHGRLDLLRAANSTMRRAKAVGKRQWEAHNVHEDHEQKELFALTSAMPGAWEMGELDCEYERVVDLADGRVTALEVLLRWNHPTEGVIGHDRCREMAESTGMSLTIGPWAAMRAVREVTEHGIGDLVLRFRLTEMQSSDGNLAAVLNRMLHSSGLPPDRLEIALDARSVVANRGEAQSNLQAIRDNGVVIGLHEFTGSQAEFAIVEDEQIQSVMLAGALVRNRPDLRKPDSLLTKVTRGMISNLRETGAVVNASGLATPQDAAWWHALGVARGQGEFAGVPGGLVSVLPEHTAQSVNGA; encoded by the coding sequence GTGACGGCGCCGATGCCGCTCGACCCCCCGCGCGCCCGCAGGCGTGCCGAGGTCGCGAGGGCATGGGCGCGTGTGGTCGGCCGGACCGCCTACGTACCGATGACGGCCGACGAGATGGAACAGTTCCTGTTGGACAAGGTGCACACGCTGGCGAACGCGCTGAACACCGAGTTGTTCGACCCGTCCGTGGCGATCTCCGTGGGCAGTGCGTTGGTGCACAACGACTTCACCGGCCCCGAGAGCCTGCAGTGCACGGTCGAGATCCTGGCGGGGGCGCTGCTGATCGACTCGGCCGACCACGGCGACCGCAGGCTGGCCGAGAAGGTCGTCGGGCTGGTGTCCAACCTCGCCACCGGCTACTCCAACGCGATGCGCATGCGCACGCTCGACCAGCAGGAGCACATCAAACAGGCGCTGCTGAAGTCCAAGCGGGAAGCCGAGCGCAGGGAACGGGCCGCGAACGACCGGTTCGAAGAGGTCTTCCACGCCTCCGCGATCGGTATGGCGCTGACCGACATGGCCGGCAACCTCGTGCAGACCAACGCGGCGCTCGCGCACATCCTGGAGTGCCCGGAGCCGGAGCTGGCCGACCGCAACATCCGCGAGCTGTTCCCGGCCGAAGACGCCGACGACGTGGTGATCTCGTACCGCGAAGTGACCGAGGGCATGCTGCCGCGGATCAGGGAACGCCGCCGGATGGTCCGCCACGACGGCACCATCGCGTGGGTCTACCTCGTGATCTCGTTGCTGCGTGACGTCAACGGCGATCCCGCCTACCACGTCACGATGGTCGAGAACCTCAGCGAGCTGCAGGCGCTGCAGAACCAGCTCGGCCACCAGTCGGTGCGCGACATGCTCACCGGCGTGGCCAACCGCCAGCACTTCCAGTCCAAACTGGATGCCGTGCTCGAAGGTGCGGGTCCGCACACGTCGATCACGCTGCTGCACGTCGGCATCGACTCGTTCTCGGTGATCAACAACGGCCTCGGCCACCTCGCCGGTGACCGGATGCTGCAGGTGGTGGCCAACGAGCTGCGCGGGATCGTCGAGGACTACAACGCGGTGGTCGGCCGGGTCGGCGGCGACGAGTTCGCGATCCTGCTCGAGAACTCCCCCGACGTGCCGCACTACCAGACGCTGATCGACCAGATCAACGAGCGGCTGGCCGAGCCGACGTTCATCGGCGAGACAGGCGTGGCGGTGTGCGTGAGCATCGGCGTCGCACAGCACGTCGGCCGGGCGCACGGCAGGCTGGACCTGTTGCGTGCGGCGAACTCCACGATGCGGCGTGCCAAGGCCGTAGGCAAGCGCCAGTGGGAGGCGCACAACGTCCACGAGGACCACGAGCAGAAGGAGCTCTTCGCGCTGACCTCGGCCATGCCGGGCGCGTGGGAGATGGGCGAGCTCGACTGCGAGTACGAGCGAGTGGTGGACCTGGCAGACGGGCGCGTGACGGCACTGGAGGTGCTGCTGCGCTGGAACCACCCCACCGAAGGCGTGATCGGCCACGACCGGTGCCGTGAGATGGCCGAGAGCACCGGCATGTCGCTGACGATCGGGCCATGGGCGGCTATGCGCGCTGTCCGGGAGGTGACCGAGCACGGCATCGGTGACCTGGTGCTGCGGTTCCGGCTGACCGAGATGCAGTCGTCCGACGGCAACCTGGCGGCGGTGCTCAACAGGATGCTCCACTCGAGCGGCCTGCCACCCGACCGGCTGGAGATCGCGCTCGACGCGAGGTCGGTCGTGGCCAACCGCGGCGAGGCACAGTCGAACCTCCAGGCCATACGGGACAACGGGGTTGTCATCGGACTGCACGAGTTCACCGGCAGCCAGGCGGAGTTCGCGATCGTGGAGGACGAGCAGATCCAGTCGGTGATGCTGGCGGGCGCACTCGTGCGGAATCGGCCGGATCTACGCAAACCGGACTCCCTGCTGACGAAAGTCACCCGGGGAATGATCAGCAACCTCAGGGAGACGGGCGCGGTCGTGAACGCGTCAGGGCTGGCGACACCACAGGACGCGGCGTGGTGGCACGCGCTCGGGGTAGCCCGCGGCCAGGGCGAATTCGCCGGAGTTCCGGGGGGTTTGGTGAGCGTGCTCCCTGAACACACGGCCCAGTCGGTGAACGGGGCCTGA